A region from the SAR86 cluster bacterium genome encodes:
- a CDS encoding acyl-CoA carboxylase subunit beta yields the protein MKKENISPEIKTNLDTKSEQYLKNKEVMLEKLKFLDGLLDLAEIGGGIHHHERLAKRGKMPVRQRVLNVLDQDSPFLEIQPFAAYGTNNYNVGGGCVSGVGIISGIECVIFANDPTVKAGAMTVYVGEKWKRAKEIARENRIPFISFVESAGGDLSIPNNSGDSPPIAPTLQQGHFASTGRFFYEMTELSKLRIPVISVVFGSSTAGGAYQPGMSDYNIFIKDQSKAFLAGPPLVKMATGEESDDETLGGAQMHSEVSGLSDYLAEDEMDALRICREVVSHLNWSKKGPEPKILSEEPKYDKEELLGILSEDLKSAVDIKEIIARFADGSKFEEFKPLYGSSLVCGWASVHGYQIGIIGNNGPIYPESAEKGASFIQLCNKRDIPLIFLHNVTGFLVGKDFERQGIIKKGSQLINAVSNSMVPHITFIVGASYGAGTYAMSGKAFNNRFTFLWPTAKIAVMGPEQMAGVMSIVRKAKAKRDGKKFDEKADEQLKAMVIDYLEKLSHGLVASSMLTDDGIIDPRDTRDVIGFCLSIVSNNVIEGAREYGVFRL from the coding sequence ATGAAAAAAGAAAATATTTCTCCAGAAATTAAGACAAATCTAGACACTAAATCAGAACAATATCTCAAAAATAAAGAAGTGATGCTTGAAAAGCTAAAATTTTTAGATGGTCTTCTTGATTTAGCCGAAATCGGGGGAGGTATTCATCATCATGAACGTTTAGCAAAACGAGGAAAAATGCCAGTTAGACAAAGAGTCTTGAATGTTCTTGATCAAGACAGTCCTTTTTTAGAAATTCAACCCTTTGCGGCCTATGGAACCAACAATTACAATGTAGGCGGTGGATGTGTTTCTGGTGTTGGCATTATTTCTGGAATAGAGTGTGTAATTTTTGCTAATGATCCAACTGTTAAAGCAGGGGCTATGACTGTTTATGTTGGTGAAAAATGGAAAAGGGCTAAAGAAATTGCAAGAGAAAATAGAATACCATTTATAAGTTTTGTTGAATCAGCTGGTGGTGATTTAAGCATACCAAACAATAGTGGTGATTCGCCGCCAATTGCACCAACCCTTCAACAAGGACACTTTGCATCCACAGGTAGATTTTTCTATGAAATGACTGAATTATCAAAATTAAGAATTCCTGTGATTTCGGTTGTTTTTGGTTCCTCTACAGCTGGTGGAGCATATCAACCAGGAATGTCTGATTACAATATATTTATTAAGGACCAATCAAAAGCTTTTCTTGCAGGTCCACCTTTAGTGAAAATGGCAACTGGAGAAGAATCAGACGATGAAACACTTGGTGGAGCTCAAATGCACTCTGAGGTTTCTGGACTTTCTGATTATTTAGCTGAAGATGAAATGGATGCTTTAAGAATATGTAGAGAGGTTGTATCTCATTTGAACTGGTCAAAAAAAGGTCCTGAACCAAAAATTTTATCTGAAGAACCAAAATATGATAAAGAAGAGTTATTGGGTATTCTTAGCGAAGATCTAAAATCTGCAGTTGATATAAAAGAAATTATTGCCAGATTTGCTGATGGTTCAAAATTTGAAGAATTCAAACCTTTATATGGCTCATCTTTGGTGTGTGGTTGGGCTTCAGTTCATGGATATCAGATTGGAATTATTGGTAATAATGGGCCGATATACCCTGAATCTGCTGAAAAAGGTGCAAGTTTTATTCAATTGTGCAATAAAAGAGATATTCCACTTATATTTCTTCACAATGTAACTGGTTTTCTGGTAGGTAAAGATTTTGAAAGGCAAGGTATTATTAAAAAAGGCTCTCAGCTTATAAATGCTGTTTCAAATTCAATGGTGCCGCATATAACATTTATTGTGGGAGCATCTTATGGAGCTGGGACTTATGCAATGTCCGGAAAGGCATTTAATAATAGATTCACATTCCTATGGCCAACAGCCAAAATTGCAGTCATGGGACCAGAACAAATGGCAGGAGTAATGTCTATTGTTAGAAAAGCAAAAGCCAAAAGAGACGGTAAAAAGTTTGATGAAAAAGCCGATGAACAACTTAAAGCAATGGTAATTGACTACCTTGAAAAATTATCTCATGGACTAGTTGCAAGCAGTATGCTTACTGATGATGGGATCATTGATCCAAGAGATACAAGAGATGTAATTGGATTTTGCCTTTCAATTGTTAGTAATAACGTTATTGAAGGAGCAAGAGAATATGGAGTATTTAGATTATGA
- a CDS encoding nitronate monooxygenase, giving the protein MESQICKILDIEFPLVAFSHCRDVVAAVSKAGGIGVLGAVGLSPEKLEIELNWIDQHIDGKPYGVDVLVPNSYVGKGENLTSNDLRSMIPQEHREFRADVLEQYDIDANDLRSIKDSEKIEQNSNEVLGAGLDGAKEVLEVAFSHRISLVANALGVPPKWMLEMGKQNNVPVAALVGAKQHAIKQAEAGVDIIVVSGTEGGGHCGSVSTMVLVPEVRRALKPYGNVPILAAGGICTGEQMAGIMAMGADGVWCASVFLPTTEAETSDNIKEKLVAASSSHTVRSKSRTGKHSRQLSSPWVEAWEDKNAPEPLPMPLQTMVSEPALKKISDQAAIGHDGAKQLETYWVGQGIGLVNESISAGQTVQKFKEEFLNSYERINEFLSE; this is encoded by the coding sequence ATGGAATCACAAATTTGTAAAATACTTGATATAGAATTCCCATTAGTAGCGTTTAGTCACTGTAGAGATGTTGTAGCAGCTGTTTCAAAAGCCGGTGGTATTGGTGTTCTTGGTGCAGTTGGGCTTTCACCAGAAAAATTAGAAATTGAGTTAAATTGGATTGATCAACACATTGACGGCAAGCCTTATGGAGTTGATGTTCTAGTCCCAAATTCATATGTTGGAAAAGGGGAAAATCTTACAAGTAATGATTTGAGATCTATGATACCTCAAGAACATCGCGAATTTCGTGCTGATGTATTAGAGCAATATGATATTGATGCTAATGATTTGAGAAGCATTAAAGATTCAGAAAAAATAGAACAAAACTCTAATGAAGTTCTTGGAGCTGGACTAGATGGCGCAAAAGAAGTCTTAGAAGTTGCTTTCTCACATCGCATAAGTCTTGTAGCAAATGCGTTGGGGGTTCCACCAAAATGGATGTTAGAAATGGGCAAACAGAATAATGTACCAGTCGCAGCTCTTGTTGGAGCTAAACAACATGCTATTAAACAAGCTGAGGCCGGAGTTGATATTATTGTCGTTTCAGGAACAGAGGGCGGTGGGCATTGTGGGAGTGTTTCTACAATGGTTCTTGTACCAGAAGTAAGAAGAGCGCTTAAACCCTATGGAAATGTTCCAATACTTGCTGCTGGAGGAATCTGTACTGGAGAACAAATGGCAGGCATCATGGCTATGGGTGCTGATGGAGTATGGTGTGCATCTGTTTTTCTTCCAACCACAGAAGCTGAGACGTCTGATAACATAAAGGAAAAATTAGTTGCTGCATCATCAAGTCATACAGTGAGATCAAAAAGTCGAACAGGTAAACATTCAAGGCAACTTTCTTCACCATGGGTTGAAGCATGGGAGGATAAAAATGCTCCAGAGCCCTTGCCAATGCCACTTCAAACAATGGTTAGTGAGCCTGCTTTAAAAAAGATATCTGATCAGGCAGCCATTGGTCATGATGGCGCAAAACAACTTGAAACTTATTGGGTTGGTCAAGGTATTGGACTCGTGAATGAGTCAATCTCTGCTGGACAGACTGTTCAAAAGTTTAAAGAAGAATTCTTAAATTCTTATGAGAGAATTAATGAATTTCTATCAGAGTAA
- a CDS encoding VOC family protein, translating to MKGKIASYITIGTNDLERAKIFYDELFSEMEVKSFKPNERSYFWTIPGDDTMFAVFVPYDGEEASVGNGSMTGFTMKTEKDVNTLYEKAISLGATDAGAPGQRATGFYGGYVRDLDGNKLTFCKFG from the coding sequence ATGAAAGGAAAAATAGCTAGTTACATAACCATTGGAACTAATGACCTTGAAAGAGCAAAAATTTTTTATGACGAATTATTTAGTGAAATGGAAGTTAAAAGTTTCAAGCCAAACGAAAGAAGTTATTTTTGGACTATTCCTGGAGATGACACTATGTTTGCAGTCTTTGTTCCATATGATGGTGAGGAAGCATCTGTGGGTAACGGAAGCATGACAGGTTTTACAATGAAAACAGAAAAAGATGTGAATACTTTATATGAAAAAGCTATATCATTAGGTGCAACAGATGCTGGTGCTCCTGGTCAAAGAGCTACAGGTTTTTATGGAGGTTATGTTAGAGATCTTGATGGTAATAAGCTTACTTTTTGCAAGTTTGGATAG
- a CDS encoding biotin/lipoyl-binding protein, whose protein sequence is MIFNSILIANRGEISCRIIKTAKEMGIRSIAVYVDADRDSLFVKQADESIRLEDGGYLDGDQIIEAAKTSGAQAIHPGYGFLSENASFAKKVRKEKLIWVGPSPHVISVMGDKLKAKELAIKADVPTLPMTSKPSEAKKIGYPLLIKAAAGGGGKGMRIVNQERDLKESIVSAQREAKSGFNDERIFIERYVKKSRHIEIQILGDFKGNVVHLGERECSIQRRHQKIIEESPSPRISDEVRNKMGEAAVKLAKKIKYESAGTVEFLFDDKTEEFWFLEVNTRLQVEHPVTEEVTGVDLVCEQLKIARGESIEFDQKDITWTGSSIEARLYAEDPNNDFLPEIGTLIAFEENNSAEARWDTGVQKGTIVGTDFDPMLAKIISYAPNRTDAAVKLAKALESAHIGGVKTNRDFLINCLKTKEFLDGDTTSDFIERVKPSRKLEINQSEIEHVSAIAAMWMQQQNRNNSNTAKFMPSGWTNGRLPNQKITFEFEATEYDIEYKQQRDRKFLFSNNKEAYIYSCDEDGIDLLFDGKRHYSRVTVSKNKILVHMPFGDVMLQLKPRFKIPGTEVTAGGLVAPMPGKVIDVKVKKGKKVKAGDTLVILEAMKMEHSIKAVEDGTVSELLISLNDQVENGALLMVVK, encoded by the coding sequence ATGATATTTAATTCAATACTTATTGCCAATAGAGGCGAAATTTCATGCAGAATTATTAAAACTGCAAAAGAAATGGGAATAAGATCTATTGCTGTATATGTTGATGCTGACAGGGATTCGCTATTTGTTAAACAAGCCGATGAATCAATTAGATTGGAAGATGGAGGATATCTTGATGGAGATCAAATAATTGAAGCTGCTAAAACATCTGGTGCTCAAGCAATTCATCCTGGGTATGGATTTTTATCAGAAAATGCTTCTTTCGCAAAAAAAGTAAGAAAAGAAAAATTAATTTGGGTTGGTCCCTCCCCGCATGTTATCTCAGTGATGGGAGATAAATTAAAAGCAAAGGAATTAGCAATTAAAGCTGATGTTCCTACCCTACCAATGACATCAAAGCCTAGCGAAGCAAAAAAAATTGGGTACCCTCTTCTTATTAAAGCAGCTGCTGGTGGTGGTGGAAAAGGAATGAGGATTGTGAATCAAGAAAGGGATTTAAAGGAATCTATTGTAAGTGCACAAAGAGAAGCTAAAAGTGGATTCAATGACGAAAGAATCTTTATTGAAAGATATGTAAAAAAATCTAGACATATTGAAATTCAAATTTTAGGTGACTTTAAAGGTAATGTTGTTCACTTAGGTGAACGAGAATGCTCAATTCAAAGAAGGCATCAAAAAATAATCGAAGAGTCCCCATCTCCAAGAATTTCTGATGAAGTAAGAAATAAAATGGGTGAAGCAGCCGTCAAACTTGCAAAAAAAATTAAATATGAATCTGCTGGTACAGTAGAGTTTCTATTTGATGATAAAACCGAAGAGTTTTGGTTTTTAGAGGTTAATACAAGGCTTCAAGTTGAACATCCAGTAACAGAGGAAGTTACAGGAGTAGATTTGGTATGCGAACAACTTAAAATTGCTAGAGGTGAATCTATTGAATTTGATCAAAAAGATATAACTTGGACTGGATCATCTATCGAGGCAAGACTATATGCTGAGGATCCAAATAATGACTTTCTTCCAGAAATAGGGACTTTAATCGCTTTCGAAGAAAATAATTCTGCAGAGGCAAGATGGGATACAGGTGTTCAGAAAGGCACTATAGTAGGAACGGATTTTGATCCCATGCTCGCAAAAATAATTTCGTATGCTCCAAACAGAACTGATGCTGCAGTTAAACTAGCAAAAGCTCTTGAGTCAGCTCATATTGGAGGTGTAAAAACTAATAGAGATTTTTTAATAAATTGTCTTAAAACTAAGGAATTTTTAGACGGAGATACTACCTCAGATTTTATTGAAAGAGTAAAGCCCAGCAGGAAGCTTGAAATCAATCAATCAGAAATAGAGCATGTTTCAGCTATTGCAGCAATGTGGATGCAACAACAAAACAGAAACAATTCGAATACAGCAAAATTTATGCCTTCAGGCTGGACAAACGGAAGATTACCAAATCAAAAGATAACTTTTGAATTTGAAGCTACTGAATATGATATTGAATATAAACAACAACGAGACAGAAAATTTCTTTTTTCAAATAATAAGGAAGCATATATTTATTCATGCGATGAAGATGGAATAGATCTTCTCTTTGATGGCAAGAGACACTATTCCAGAGTTACGGTATCAAAAAATAAAATATTAGTTCATATGCCGTTTGGTGATGTGATGCTGCAATTGAAGCCGAGATTTAAGATACCAGGTACAGAAGTTACTGCTGGCGGGCTTGTAGCCCCTATGCCTGGAAAAGTCATTGATGTAAAAGTGAAAAAAGGTAAAAAAGTAAAGGCTGGCGATACCTTGGTTATTCTTGAAGCAATGAAAATGGAACACTCGATTAAAGCTGTCGAAGATGGCACTGTTTCAGAGCTATTAATATCTTTAAATGATCAAGTTGAAAATGGTGCTTTATTGATGGTAGTCAAATAA
- a CDS encoding glutathione S-transferase family protein — translation MIKIYGTENSRAMRPIWTAEEMGLDYELVMMPFPPRVFMKEYLDINMLGTVPYMIDGDIKMTESVGISQYLVEKYGPTDLQVLPNEDDYPLYLNWLFHSDATLTFPQTVVLRYKFQEPGVADAAVEGYSRWFVSRLKLLEKSLDNKDYLCSNRFTLADICVSYAINLAEALGIEQAFKPNIKRWSDNLFSRPAFIKSKSYKYELKN, via the coding sequence ATGATAAAAATATACGGCACAGAAAATTCTAGAGCAATGCGACCAATATGGACTGCAGAAGAAATGGGATTAGATTATGAATTAGTAATGATGCCATTTCCTCCAAGGGTATTTATGAAAGAATATTTAGATATTAATATGCTTGGAACAGTTCCATATATGATTGATGGCGACATTAAAATGACAGAATCTGTTGGAATTTCTCAATATTTAGTAGAAAAGTACGGCCCAACTGATCTTCAAGTATTACCAAATGAAGACGATTACCCATTATATCTAAATTGGTTATTTCACTCTGATGCTACATTGACGTTTCCACAAACAGTTGTTCTTAGATATAAATTTCAAGAGCCAGGAGTTGCTGATGCTGCTGTTGAAGGATATAGCAGATGGTTTGTTTCAAGGTTGAAACTTCTTGAAAAATCCTTAGATAATAAAGATTACTTATGTTCAAACCGTTTCACATTGGCAGATATTTGTGTAAGTTATGCAATAAATCTTGCTGAAGCGCTTGGTATTGAGCAAGCATTTAAACCAAACATAAAGAGGTGGTCTGATAATTTATTCTCAAGACCTGCTTTTATTAAAAGTAAGAGTTATAAATATGAACTTAAAAACTAA
- a CDS encoding enoyl-CoA hydratase-related protein, with the protein MKKLSLDGLIFKATELDIKNNIMSIMLNRPEKKNALNNVMMNEINYALAYAKQEKSIRVVIIAAKGDIFCAGADLSRSKSESNVPKLEDADDISLSLRHLYKPVICKIQGSVLAGALLIVSNSTHAIAVNEATFSAPEIHRGLWPFMVMAGLFRVMPKRAGLDFIMRGKPIDSKKAEDWGLINESVKKEELNEKVDKLANELASLAPETMKFGLEAYEKQDAKSFDDALPYLKEQIEKCFKGEDAKEGISAFLEKRKPNWD; encoded by the coding sequence ATGAAAAAATTATCTTTAGATGGTCTCATATTTAAAGCAACTGAATTAGATATAAAAAATAATATCATGAGCATCATGCTCAATAGGCCTGAAAAAAAGAATGCTCTAAATAATGTAATGATGAATGAAATTAATTATGCTTTAGCATATGCAAAACAAGAAAAATCTATAAGAGTAGTAATTATAGCTGCAAAGGGTGATATTTTTTGTGCTGGTGCAGATCTATCAAGAAGCAAATCTGAATCAAATGTACCAAAATTAGAAGATGCTGATGATATAAGCTTATCCTTAAGGCATTTATACAAACCTGTTATTTGTAAAATTCAAGGTTCGGTCTTAGCTGGTGCTCTCTTGATTGTATCTAATTCGACTCATGCAATTGCGGTCAATGAAGCAACCTTCTCAGCACCTGAGATTCATAGAGGATTATGGCCTTTTATGGTGATGGCTGGTTTATTTCGAGTTATGCCTAAAAGAGCTGGCCTTGATTTTATAATGCGAGGCAAGCCAATTGATTCAAAAAAAGCAGAGGACTGGGGTTTGATAAATGAATCTGTAAAAAAAGAAGAACTTAACGAAAAAGTTGATAAACTAGCTAATGAGCTTGCAAGTTTAGCGCCAGAAACAATGAAATTTGGCCTAGAGGCATATGAGAAACAAGACGCAAAAAGTTTCGATGATGCCCTTCCATACTTAAAGGAACAAATAGAAAAATGCTTCAAAGGCGAAGATGCTAAAGAAGGTATAAGTGCCTTTCTAGAAAAAAGAAAACCAAATTGGGATTAA
- the msrA gene encoding peptide-methionine (S)-S-oxide reductase MsrA, which produces MNLKTKILNYLLLVLFAIPYLDASKTSHVKTIYLGSGCFWGAEKGYELMDGVINAESGYANGYGISPNYRSITQFKNKYNDNNFVEVVKITFNSNAVSLENILKHFFETHDPTQLNRQGNDIGTQYRSTILFQNEYQKELAEKVMAEYQELLIEGDYGKIRTKLEPLDNFYLAEEYHQDYLKKNPNGYCPDLSTGIVFNNKEKNFLDNEYLLTAKQILVLDSQNYCPYCEKFKHDVTSGYKGSIPLSYRTSDQLHGLEISSPTWATPSLIFLENGKEVFSHQGYINQKDFYQLLGKFKLGDSEAYNVAFNKGTDERFCKEYQIFKNTPDGLFIDKLSGEPLFDTKNRFVSRSGWLSFTKPVEGSVYELPDNSYGMKRTEIRSVSSNIHLGHVFDDGPNGMPRYCINATVLEFKTRDEITNVKIKESA; this is translated from the coding sequence ATGAACTTAAAAACTAAAATTTTAAATTACTTATTACTAGTCTTATTTGCCATTCCATATCTAGATGCAAGCAAAACCTCACATGTCAAAACAATATATCTTGGCTCTGGTTGCTTTTGGGGAGCTGAAAAGGGTTATGAATTAATGGATGGAGTCATTAATGCAGAATCTGGCTATGCAAATGGGTATGGCATTTCACCAAATTACAGATCAATAACTCAGTTTAAAAATAAGTATAACGATAATAATTTTGTTGAAGTTGTAAAAATCACTTTTAACAGTAATGCTGTTTCCCTTGAAAATATTTTAAAACACTTTTTTGAAACTCATGACCCGACTCAACTGAATAGGCAAGGCAATGATATAGGCACACAATACAGATCAACAATTCTTTTTCAAAATGAATATCAAAAAGAACTCGCAGAGAAAGTTATGGCAGAATACCAAGAACTTTTGATTGAGGGAGATTATGGAAAAATTAGAACTAAGCTGGAACCTTTAGATAATTTCTATCTTGCCGAAGAATATCATCAGGACTATTTAAAAAAGAATCCCAATGGTTATTGTCCTGATCTATCCACAGGAATTGTATTTAATAATAAAGAAAAAAACTTCTTAGATAATGAATATCTCCTTACTGCAAAGCAAATTTTAGTTTTAGACTCACAAAATTATTGTCCTTATTGTGAGAAATTTAAGCATGATGTGACTAGTGGTTATAAAGGAAGCATCCCACTTAGTTACAGAACCTCAGATCAATTGCATGGCCTTGAAATTTCATCTCCAACTTGGGCTACACCATCATTAATTTTTCTAGAAAATGGAAAAGAAGTTTTTTCACATCAAGGCTATATAAATCAAAAAGATTTTTATCAACTATTAGGTAAATTTAAATTAGGAGATTCTGAAGCATATAACGTGGCATTTAACAAAGGAACTGATGAGCGCTTTTGCAAAGAATATCAAATTTTTAAAAATACACCGGATGGTTTATTTATAGACAAACTAAGCGGAGAACCTCTATTTGATACAAAAAATAGATTTGTCTCAAGGTCAGGATGGTTATCTTTCACAAAACCTGTTGAGGGGTCTGTATATGAATTACCTGATAATAGTTATGGTATGAAAAGGACTGAAATAAGATCAGTTTCCTCGAATATACATCTAGGACATGTTTTTGATGATGGTCCAAATGGAATGCCAAGATATTGTATAAATGCCACGGTTCTTGAATTTAAGACGAGAGATGAGATTACTAATGTAAAAATAAAGGAGAGTGCATGA
- a CDS encoding TetR/AcrR family transcriptional regulator, whose product MHNLEYKNNSLGNKNSRIYTKRHYEIIDALERLLEQGVPDLTMSEIATKLKISLRTLYEIAPSRDKLILMTMDNILKKLGKFAMDSVNEIDSPINKLEQYLFIVNQAVGPKFDRFLIDMEKINGSKTTADYHENFIKNYIKRLLEEAIERKEIKLIDVKAFAILLGGIGREFFKEENKNSINLTPEESANSITSIILNGIKLEN is encoded by the coding sequence ATGCATAATTTAGAATATAAAAATAACTCTCTGGGCAATAAAAATTCAAGAATCTATACAAAAAGACACTATGAAATTATAGATGCTTTAGAAAGATTACTGGAACAAGGTGTTCCAGACCTTACAATGTCTGAAATAGCTACGAAACTTAAAATTTCTCTACGAACGCTATACGAAATTGCTCCAAGCAGAGATAAATTGATTTTAATGACAATGGACAATATTCTAAAAAAATTAGGTAAATTTGCAATGGATTCTGTTAATGAAATTGATTCGCCAATAAATAAATTAGAGCAATACCTTTTTATAGTTAATCAAGCTGTTGGCCCAAAGTTTGATAGATTTTTAATAGATATGGAAAAAATTAATGGGTCAAAAACAACAGCTGATTATCATGAAAACTTTATAAAAAATTATATTAAAAGGCTCTTAGAAGAAGCTATTGAAAGAAAAGAAATTAAATTAATTGATGTCAAAGCTTTCGCAATACTTCTAGGAGGAATAGGTAGAGAATTTTTTAAAGAGGAAAATAAAAATTCAATTAATTTAACACCTGAAGAATCTGCAAATTCAATTACAAGCATAATTTTGAATGGAATTAAATTAGAAAACTAA
- a CDS encoding DUF1446 domain-containing protein, whose translation MNKDYIKIANCSGFYGDKLSAAKDLVDGGPIDVLTGDYLAELTMAILFGQKMQRGEDKGYVGTFLKQINQIAKSCMEKNIKIVSNAGGLNPKSMANEIEKILKQQSINMKVAYIDGDDLMPIIPELSELGEEFKNIDKDIKLNESDYSPLTANAYLGAWGIKEALDKGADIVVCPRVTDAAVVIGPAAWKFNWERDNYDSLAGALAAGHIIECGCQATGGNYAFFKEVKSFDNIGYPIAEIYEDGSFFITKHPNTGGLVSCGTVTAQLLYEINSPAYVNPDVIAHFDTLKIEEVEEDRVYVSGCRGSSPPNKHKVCINLAGGFRNGMEIILTGLDIEAKAKVFTDALFNSVGGKKQFDEVSIQLHRTDKENPITNEEAMASLLVSVKSKDQNLVGRLFSAKIIELALANIPGFFAQGGVKPSGPVIVYWPSLVNSKHIKEKVHIDGKEIEVIPTSQLELDEIYYQKEPIKVKKIKKEDEKQIYFGEIYGTRSGDKGGCANLGVWAKNSDSFAFLHNFLTVKKLKELLPDLNQFKVERFELANINSLNFYIHDILQDGISSNDKKDGQAKSLGEYLRAKKIKVPQSIIGEIR comes from the coding sequence ATGAATAAAGACTATATAAAAATTGCTAATTGCAGTGGATTTTATGGGGATAAATTATCTGCCGCAAAAGATTTAGTAGATGGAGGCCCTATTGATGTTCTGACTGGTGACTATCTTGCTGAATTAACCATGGCAATTCTCTTTGGTCAAAAAATGCAAAGAGGAGAAGATAAAGGCTATGTAGGAACCTTTTTGAAACAAATCAATCAAATTGCAAAGTCATGCATGGAAAAGAATATCAAGATTGTAAGTAATGCTGGTGGATTAAATCCAAAGTCTATGGCCAATGAGATTGAGAAAATTTTAAAGCAACAGTCAATAAATATGAAAGTAGCCTATATAGATGGTGATGATTTAATGCCAATAATTCCTGAATTAAGTGAATTGGGAGAAGAGTTTAAGAATATTGATAAAGATATCAAATTAAACGAATCGGATTATTCACCATTGACAGCAAATGCTTATCTCGGTGCTTGGGGTATAAAAGAGGCTCTAGATAAAGGTGCTGATATTGTCGTCTGTCCAAGAGTGACAGATGCAGCCGTGGTAATTGGGCCAGCTGCATGGAAGTTTAATTGGGAAAGAGATAACTATGATTCTTTAGCAGGAGCACTTGCAGCAGGTCATATTATTGAATGTGGGTGTCAGGCAACTGGTGGCAATTATGCTTTTTTTAAAGAAGTTAAAAGTTTTGATAATATTGGTTATCCGATTGCTGAAATATATGAAGACGGCAGTTTTTTCATTACAAAACATCCTAATACTGGAGGTTTGGTTTCCTGTGGAACGGTAACTGCTCAACTATTATATGAAATAAATTCGCCAGCCTACGTTAATCCAGATGTAATAGCTCATTTTGATACATTAAAAATTGAAGAGGTAGAAGAGGATAGAGTCTATGTGTCTGGTTGCAGAGGTAGTTCACCACCAAATAAACATAAAGTATGTATAAATCTTGCAGGAGGTTTTAGAAATGGAATGGAAATTATTCTGACTGGTTTAGATATAGAAGCCAAAGCAAAAGTTTTTACAGATGCGTTATTTAATTCAGTTGGTGGTAAAAAACAATTCGATGAAGTTTCCATTCAGCTTCATCGTACAGATAAAGAAAATCCAATCACTAACGAAGAAGCAATGGCATCACTTTTAGTTTCAGTTAAATCAAAAGATCAAAACTTAGTTGGCAGACTATTTAGCGCAAAAATAATTGAATTAGCTTTAGCAAATATCCCAGGTTTTTTTGCACAAGGCGGCGTTAAACCTAGTGGACCAGTGATTGTTTACTGGCCCTCTTTGGTGAATAGTAAACATATTAAAGAAAAAGTTCATATTGATGGCAAAGAAATAGAAGTTATACCAACGAGTCAATTAGAATTGGATGAAATTTATTATCAGAAAGAGCCCATTAAAGTTAAAAAGATTAAAAAAGAAGATGAAAAACAAATCTACTTTGGTGAAATTTATGGAACAAGATCTGGTGACAAAGGAGGATGCGCAAATCTTGGCGTTTGGGCCAAAAATTCAGACTCATTTGCTTTTCTTCATAATTTTTTAACAGTGAAAAAGCTTAAAGAATTATTGCCAGATTTAAATCAATTTAAAGTTGAACGATTTGAATTAGCCAATATAAACTCTCTTAATTTTTATATTCATGACATATTACAAGATGGAATTTCATCAAATGACAAAAAAGATGGACAAGCTAAATCTTTAGGTGAATATTTAAGAGCAAAAAAAATCAAAGTTCCACAAAGTATTATTGGAGAAATCAGATGA